A stretch of DNA from Endozoicomonas sp. 8E:
CCAGACGCTCCAGGAATTCGTACATACGTTCGTCACGCAGGGTCACTTTAACACCGATTGGCCAGCCTTCACGAACCTTGAAGCCTGCAACGGATTTACGCGCCTTGGTAACGACTGCTTTCTGACCGGCGATTTTCTCCATGTCAGCAACAGCGTTTTCGATGACTTTCTTGTCACCGATCGCCTCACCCACACCCATGTTCAGGGTGATTTTGGTGATACGAGGAACTTCGTGAACGTTGCTCACGCCCAGCTCTTCTCTGAGCTTGGGCAGGATCTCTTCACGATATTTAGTCTTGAAGTTTGCCATTATGCCACCCCTTACGCGTCAACCGGTTGACCGGTAGACTTGAACACGCGCTGTTTCTTGCCATCTTCAGAGATAGCAATGCCAACACGGTCAGCCTTGTCGGTTTCTGTGTTCAGGATTGCAACGTTGGAAGCCTGAATAGGGGCTTCTTTTTCAACGATGCCACCAGGGGTGCCCAGTGTCGGGTTAGGCTTCTGATGCTTCTTGATCATGTTGATACCAGAAACAATCAGTTTGCCATCGGCACGAACGGTCTGCACTTTTCCGCGCTTACCTTTGTCCTTGCCAGCAATGACGATTACTTCGTCGTCACGACGGATCTTTTTCATTTCCTGCTCCCTTACAGTACTTCTGGTGCCAGGGAAATGATCTTCATAAACTGCTCACCACGCAGTTCACGAGTCACTGGCCCAAAGATACGGGTACCGATTGGCTGATTGCTTGCGTTCAGCAGAACGGCAGCATTGCCATCGAAGCGGATTACGGAACCGTCTGGACGACGAACGCCTTTTTTAGTACGCACGACAACGGCGTTCATCACCTGGCCTTTCTTGACCTTACCGCGGGGAATCGCTTCCTTAACGGTGACTTTGATGATGTCGCCAATGTGGGCGTAGCGGCGGTGGGATCCACCCAACACCTTGATACACTGTACTCGACGAGCGCCGGAGTTATCGGCTACTTCGAGTTGAGATTCTGTCTGGATCATGCTTATTCTCCAAGCCCAAACTGCAGACGGGTACCCGCCGGTCGTTGTACAACAGGCTGACCACAAGGTCAGCCACTTCTACTCAGACCCAGGGCACCGTGGCCTTATATTTGAGTAGCACGCTCATCAATGGAAACCAGTTCAAATGTCTTGGACTTAGACAAAGGACGTGTTTCCTTGATGGTGACAATGTCGCCCATACGGCAATCATTGTTTTCGTCGTGAGCGTGCAACTTGGTTGACCGCTTAACGATCTTACCGTAGAGCGGATGTTTAACACGGCGCTCAATAAGAACGGTGACGGTCTTGTCCATCTTGTCACTCACAACCTTACCGGTCAGAGTACGGACTTTCTTGTCTTCAGCCATTGTTAAATACCTGCCTTCTCATTCAACGCCGTCTTAATACGGGCGATGTCGCGTCGGGTCTGCTTCAGCAGATGAGTCTGACTCAGCTGACCCGTCGCTTTCTGCATGCGGTAGTTAAACTGGTCCCGCAGCAGTGTGACCAGCTCTTCATTGAGCTGTTCAACCGTTTTTTCACGCAATTCAGCAGCTTTCATCACATCACGCTCCGCTTAACGAAGGCAGTTTCCACTGGCAGCTTGGCTGCAGCCAGGGCAAATGCCTCGCGAGCCAGCTCTTCGGACACACCTTCCATTTCGTACAGGACACGACCCGGCTGGATCTGTGCTACCCAGTACTCGACACTACCCTTACCTTTACCCATACGAACCTCAAGAGGTTTCTTGGAGATCGGCTTGTCAGGGAAGACGCGAATCCAGATTTTACCACCACGCTTGATGTGACGGGTCATGGCACGACGTGCTGCTTCGATCTGACGAGCAGTTATGCGTCCACGGCCTGTTGCTTTCAATGCGTATTCACCGAAGCTAACAGTGGAGCCGCGGTGTGCCAGGCCGCGATTGCGACCCTTTTGCTGCTTACGAAATTTCGTACGCTTTGGCTGTAACATTACCGCGCTCCTTACTTCTTAGCCTGTCTCTTCTTAGGACGTTTGGCTGGCTCTTTAGGCTGCTTTTCAGCTTCAGCTGCCATTCCGCCAATCACTTCGCCTTTGAAGATCCATACTTTAACGCCCAAGATACCGTAGGTAGTCAGGGCTTCATAAGTTGCGTAATCGATGTCTGCACGCAGAGTGTGCAGAGGTACGCGACCCTCACGGTACCATTCGGTACGGGCAATTTCAGCACCGCCAAGACGACCACTGATTTGCACCTTGATGCCCTTCGCGCCCAAACGCATAGCATTCTGTACAGAACGCTTCATGGCACGACGGAACATGACACGACGTTCCAGCTGACCAGCAATGGACTGTGCAACCAGCATTGCGTCCAGTTCGGGCTTGCGAACTTCTTCAATGTTGATGTGAACAGGTACGCCCATCATTTTGGTAACAGCCTGGCGCAGCTTCTCAACGTCTTCGCCTTTTTTACCAATTACGATGCCTGGACGGGCAGTAAAGATGGTAACGCGAGCGCTTTGAGCAGGACGCTGGATGTCGATGCGGCTTACGGAAGCATTTTTCAGCTTCTTCTGCAGGAAATCACGGACTTCCAGATCGGTAATCAGCTTGTCAGCGTATTGCTGACCTTCAGCAAACCATACAGACCTGTGGGGCTTTACGATGCCCAGTCGGATCCCATTTGGATGTACTTTCTGACCCATGTGATCGCTCCTTAGACCTCTGCAACCTTAACCGTGATATGGCAAGACCGCTTCAGAATGCGATCAGCACGGCCCTTGGCACGTGGACGAATGCGCTTCATGGTCATACCTTCGTCAACGAAGATAGTAGACACTGTCAGCTCATCGATATCCATGCCTTCGTTGTGCTCTGCGTTAGCAATCGCAGATTCCAACACTTTCTTGACCAGCTCTGCAGCCTTTTTAGGGCTGAATGCCAGCAGGTCCAGGGCTTCACCAACAGCTTTGCCTCGGATCTGGTCAGCAACCAGGCGCGCTTTCTGGGCAGAAATGCGAGCGCCTTTATGTATAGCAGCTACTTCTTTCATTTCTTAACCTCTTAGCGCTTCTTGGCCTTTTTGTCTGCAGCATGACCGCGGTAGGTGCGGGTAGCAGCAAACTCACCCAGCTTGAGGCCTACCATGTCTTCGCTAACGAAAACAGGCACATGCTGGCGACCGTTATGAACGGCGATAGTCAGACCTACCATGTTTGGCAGGATCATTGAGCGGCGTGACCAGGTCTTGATCGGACGCTTGTTGCCGCTTTCAACCGCATCTTCGACTTTCTTCAGCAGGTGAAGGTCGATAAATGGGCCTTTCTTCAAAGAACGTGGCACTGTCGTATCCTCTCTCTAGGCTTACTTCGCGCTGCGACGACGTACGATCATTTTATCCGTACGCTTGTTGGAACGAGTCTTACGACCCTTGGTCGGAACACCCCATGGTGTCACTGGGTGACGACCACCGGAGGTACGACCTTCACCACCACCGTGTGGGTGATCAACCGGGTTCATGGCAACACCACGAACGGTCGGACGCACGCCTCTCCAACGCTTGGCACCCGCCTTACCCAGAGAGCGCAGATTGTGCTCGCTGTTAGAGGCTTCACCCAGAGTTGCACGACAGTCAGCCAGTACTTTACGCATTTCACCGGATCGCAGACGCAGGGTTACGTAAGCACCATCACGCGCTACAACCTGAGCGGAAGTACCGGCACTGCGCATCATCTGCGCACCTTTACCTGGCTTGAGCTCAACACAGTGAACTACAGAACCCTGCGGAATATTACGCAGAGGCAGTGTGTTGCCTGGTTTGATAGGAGCATCAACACCAGAGTACAGCTCGTCACCGGCTTTCACACCTTTAGGTGCGATAATGTAACGACGCTCACCGTCCATGTACTTCAGCAGGGCGATATGAGCGGTACGATTCGGATCGTATTCCAGACGCTCAACGATAGCCGGAATGCCATCCTTGTTGCGACGAAAGTCTACGATACGGTAGTGCTGCTTGTGACCACCACCACGATGACGGGTAGTGATGCGACCAGCGTTGTTACGACCACCAGACTTGCTCTTCTTTTCCACCAGAGGCGCGTGAGGGCGACCCTTGTGGAGGTCAGGGTTTACAACCTTGACAACAAAGCGACGACCCGGAGAAGTCGGCTTGCACTTAATTACGGCCATCCTGTAACTCCTTATTCCGCGTCGGCAAAGTCAATCTCTTGACCCTGCGCCAGACTGACGTACGCTTTTTTCCAGTCTGAGCGCTTGCCCATACCGAAACGAGTACGTTTGGTCTTACCTTTAACAACCGCTGTACGAACAGCGTCAACGCTGACTTCGAACAGTTGCTCTACCGCTTTTTTGATTTCAAGCTTGGTTGCGTCCTTGGCTACCTTGAAGACGTACTGGCCATGCTCTTCAGCCACCACTGTCGCCTTCTCGGAAATGTGCGGACCAAGCAGAACTTTATAAATACGTTCCTGGTTCATCCCAGCATCTCCTCGAATTTCTTGATGGCTGCAACAGTCATCACGACTTTCTCATGAGCGATCAGGCTGACAGGGTCAACGCCTTGTACGTCACGTGCGTCCACATGGGGAATGTTGCGAGTCGCCAGATACAGATTCTGATCTACTTCATCAGAAACAATCAGACCGCTCTCGACATTCAGCTCCTTCAGCCTGGCTACCATCAGCTTGGTCTTTGGTGTTTCGGCACCGAGGCTTTCAACAACAACCAGACGTTCCTGACGAACCAGCTCAGACAAGATAGAACGCAGAGCACCACGATACATTTTCTTGTTCAGCTTTTGAGCGTGATCCTGTGGTTTAGCAGCAAAAGATTTGCCGCCCCCGCGCCACAGTGGGCTACGGATTGTACCGGCGCGTGCACGGCCAGTACCTTTTTGACGCCAGGGTTTGCGTCCACCGCCGCTTACTTCGCTGCGGGTTTTCTGAGCACGGGTACCTTGACGAGCACCGGCCATGAAAGCAACGACAGTCTGGTGAACCAGGCTTTCGTTGAATTCAGTACCGAAGGTCACGTCAGAGACTTGAACCGTACCAGCACCTGTTACATTCAATTCCATCGTCTAATCCCCTCAGGCGCGCGCTTTGACTGCAGCTTTAACGATAACGTCAGCACCAGTTGCACCAGGCACTGCACCTTTTACCAGCAGCAGGTTACGTTCAGCGTCAACGCGAACGATTTCCAGGGACTGAACAGTCACTTTCTCAGCACCCATATGTCCAGCCATCTTCTTACCCTTGAAGACACGACCCGGGGTCTGACACTGACCGATGGAACCAGGAGCACGGTGGGACAGAGAGTTACCGTGTGTAGCGTCCTGCATATGGAAGTTCCAACGCTTTACGCCACCCTGGAAGCCCTTACCTTTGGACTGACCAGTTACGTCTACTTTCTGACCCTGCTCGAACAGGTCAACTCCGATCAACTGACCCAGCTCGTAAGAAGCAGAATCGTCAACACGGAATTCCCAAAGACCATGACCAGCCTCTACCTTTGCTTTCGCAAAGTGGCCAGCCTCTGGCTTGCGAACACGGCTGCTTTTTTTAGCACCAGTGGTCACCTGAACTGCGTTGTAACCATCAACATCCAGGCTTTTAACCTGAGTGATGCGGTTAGGATCAACCTCAATTACAGTGACTGGTACAGAAGCACCGTCTTCTGTGAAGATACGGGTCATACCGCACTTCTTACCGACTAATCCAATAGTCATTTCAACCTCTCTCGTGTACGGGGCTTTCACCCACTATGGCCGCTCATTCCAGAGCGTTACACAAAAGTTTTGTGCACACTGAATGGCTGCCCGTGCCGCTATTAACCGAGACTGATTTGCACTTCAACGCCAGCTGCCAGGTCTAGCTTCATCAGTGCGTCAACGGTCTTTTCGGTGGGCTCAATAATGTCGAGAAGACGTTTATGAGTACGAATCTCATACTGGTCACGCGCATCTTTGTTTACGTGTGGAGAGATCAGAACTGTGAAACGTTCTTTTCGGGTTGGCAGAGGGATTGGACCACGCACCTGAGCACCAGTTCGCTTCGCAGTATCAACAATTTCCTGCGTGGACTGGTCAATCAGACGATGATCAAAAGCCTTCAAACGAATGCGAATCTGCTGAGCTTGACTCATC
This window harbors:
- the rplE gene encoding 50S ribosomal protein L5 produces the protein MANFKTKYREEILPKLREELGVSNVHEVPRITKITLNMGVGEAIGDKKVIENAVADMEKIAGQKAVVTKARKSVAGFKVREGWPIGVKVTLRDERMYEFLERLVDIALPRVRDFRGISPKSFDGRGNYSMGVKEQIIFPEIDYDKVDALRGLDITLTTTAKTDDEGRALLKAFNFPFRN
- the rplX gene encoding 50S ribosomal protein L24, whose amino-acid sequence is MKKIRRDDEVIVIAGKDKGKRGKVQTVRADGKLIVSGINMIKKHQKPNPTLGTPGGIVEKEAPIQASNVAILNTETDKADRVGIAISEDGKKQRVFKSTGQPVDA
- the rplN gene encoding 50S ribosomal protein L14; protein product: MIQTESQLEVADNSGARRVQCIKVLGGSHRRYAHIGDIIKVTVKEAIPRGKVKKGQVMNAVVVRTKKGVRRPDGSVIRFDGNAAVLLNASNQPIGTRIFGPVTRELRGEQFMKIISLAPEVL
- the rpsQ gene encoding 30S ribosomal protein S17, whose amino-acid sequence is MAEDKKVRTLTGKVVSDKMDKTVTVLIERRVKHPLYGKIVKRSTKLHAHDENNDCRMGDIVTIKETRPLSKSKTFELVSIDERATQI
- the rpmC gene encoding 50S ribosomal protein L29 yields the protein MKAAELREKTVEQLNEELVTLLRDQFNYRMQKATGQLSQTHLLKQTRRDIARIKTALNEKAGI
- the rplP gene encoding 50S ribosomal protein L16 → MLQPKRTKFRKQQKGRNRGLAHRGSTVSFGEYALKATGRGRITARQIEAARRAMTRHIKRGGKIWIRVFPDKPISKKPLEVRMGKGKGSVEYWVAQIQPGRVLYEMEGVSEELAREAFALAAAKLPVETAFVKRSVM
- the rpsC gene encoding 30S ribosomal protein S3, which encodes MGQKVHPNGIRLGIVKPHRSVWFAEGQQYADKLITDLEVRDFLQKKLKNASVSRIDIQRPAQSARVTIFTARPGIVIGKKGEDVEKLRQAVTKMMGVPVHINIEEVRKPELDAMLVAQSIAGQLERRVMFRRAMKRSVQNAMRLGAKGIKVQISGRLGGAEIARTEWYREGRVPLHTLRADIDYATYEALTTYGILGVKVWIFKGEVIGGMAAEAEKQPKEPAKRPKKRQAKK
- the rplV gene encoding 50S ribosomal protein L22; protein product: MKEVAAIHKGARISAQKARLVADQIRGKAVGEALDLLAFSPKKAAELVKKVLESAIANAEHNEGMDIDELTVSTIFVDEGMTMKRIRPRAKGRADRILKRSCHITVKVAEV
- the rpsS gene encoding 30S ribosomal protein S19 produces the protein MPRSLKKGPFIDLHLLKKVEDAVESGNKRPIKTWSRRSMILPNMVGLTIAVHNGRQHVPVFVSEDMVGLKLGEFAATRTYRGHAADKKAKKR
- the rplB gene encoding 50S ribosomal protein L2; this translates as MAVIKCKPTSPGRRFVVKVVNPDLHKGRPHAPLVEKKSKSGGRNNAGRITTRHRGGGHKQHYRIVDFRRNKDGIPAIVERLEYDPNRTAHIALLKYMDGERRYIIAPKGVKAGDELYSGVDAPIKPGNTLPLRNIPQGSVVHCVELKPGKGAQMMRSAGTSAQVVARDGAYVTLRLRSGEMRKVLADCRATLGEASNSEHNLRSLGKAGAKRWRGVRPTVRGVAMNPVDHPHGGGEGRTSGGRHPVTPWGVPTKGRKTRSNKRTDKMIVRRRSAK
- the rplW gene encoding 50S ribosomal protein L23 gives rise to the protein MNQERIYKVLLGPHISEKATVVAEEHGQYVFKVAKDATKLEIKKAVEQLFEVSVDAVRTAVVKGKTKRTRFGMGKRSDWKKAYVSLAQGQEIDFADAE
- the rplD gene encoding 50S ribosomal protein L4, with the protein product MELNVTGAGTVQVSDVTFGTEFNESLVHQTVVAFMAGARQGTRAQKTRSEVSGGGRKPWRQKGTGRARAGTIRSPLWRGGGKSFAAKPQDHAQKLNKKMYRGALRSILSELVRQERLVVVESLGAETPKTKLMVARLKELNVESGLIVSDEVDQNLYLATRNIPHVDARDVQGVDPVSLIAHEKVVMTVAAIKKFEEMLG
- the rplC gene encoding 50S ribosomal protein L3 gives rise to the protein MTIGLVGKKCGMTRIFTEDGASVPVTVIEVDPNRITQVKSLDVDGYNAVQVTTGAKKSSRVRKPEAGHFAKAKVEAGHGLWEFRVDDSASYELGQLIGVDLFEQGQKVDVTGQSKGKGFQGGVKRWNFHMQDATHGNSLSHRAPGSIGQCQTPGRVFKGKKMAGHMGAEKVTVQSLEIVRVDAERNLLLVKGAVPGATGADVIVKAAVKARA
- the rpsJ gene encoding 30S ribosomal protein S10 gives rise to the protein MSQAQQIRIRLKAFDHRLIDQSTQEIVDTAKRTGAQVRGPIPLPTRKERFTVLISPHVNKDARDQYEIRTHKRLLDIIEPTEKTVDALMKLDLAAGVEVQISLG